The genome window GCATCTTCACCGACGTCGCCGGCCTGCTGGTGTTGACGGTGTCGTCGATTCCCCTGATTGCCAAGCTCGGCTACTTCGCGGCGTTCTGGTCGTTCAGCAATCTCATCACGGTGGTGCTGCTGGTGCCGCTGGTGCTGTCCTTCCTGCCGGCGCCGGCCAGCCACAAGCTCGCCGCGCAGAAGCACGTCTACGCCCAGGCCATGGCGACACTGGCGCTGTTCCTGACTTCCAAGCGCGGCGCGCTGCCCATCGCCCTCGCCACCGCGGTGGTGCTGGCGGTGTCGCTGGTGTGGGGCCGCGAGACCATTATCGGCGAGGAGAAGCCCGGTTCGCCGATCCTGTTCCAGGACGCCGAGTACAACGTCTCGGCGCGGAGCATCGCCACCGACTTCGCCGGCGCCAGCCAGCTCAGCATCTATTTCGAAGGCAACGAGCGTGACCGCATCAAGGCGCCGGACGCGGTGCACCTGATGGAGGATTTCGCGCGCTTCATGGCCGCGACGCCGGGCTACGGCGGCACCCGTGACATCCCGAGCCTGGTGCGCGCGGTCAACCGTCTGTATCACTACGACGACCCGCGCTGGGGCCTGTTGCCACTCACCCAGAATGACATCGGCAACACCTTGTTCATGTACCAGGCCGGGGCCTCGGTGCCGGGCGTCATCACCGAGTTCATGGATCTCGACGGGCGCGTGGCGAATTTCGTGGTGTTTTTCAAGGACGCGACGGGCGCCACCATCTACGCCGCCATGCAGGCCGCCCGTGACTACCTCGAGACACACACGGTGCCGGGCGTGAAGGCGTTGTTCGCCGGCGGCATCGTCGGCACCACCGCCGCCGCCAACGAGGAAGTGGCGACCTCGGAACTGCGCCAGACCTGCCTCATCATCGCCATGGTGATGATGGCGGTGCTGTTGACCTACCGCTCGTTCAACGCCGCGCTGCTGGTGTTCGTGGTGTTGGCGCTGGCGGTGATGGTGAACCGCGCCTACATGGGCTTTCGCGGCATCGGTCTGAATGTCAGCACCCTGCCGGTGACGGCGGTGGGGGTGGGGCTGGGCGTCGATTACGCCATCTACATGCTCGACCGTATCCGCGAGGAGGTGCGCCATCGCACGCTGGACGACGCCATCGAGGTGGCGCTCGCCACCACCGGCGCGGCGGTGCTGTTCACCGCCATCGCCGTCATCGCCGGCATCGCCTACTGGGTGCCGGGTTCGTCGCTGCGTTTCGAGTCGGAAATGGCGATGCTGCTGTCGCTCCTGACCCTCTCGCACATGGTCGGCTCGGTGACGGTGCTGCCCCTGTTGATCCGCCTCACGCGGCCGCACTTCATCATGCGTTGCCACCTCGACGACAGCGCCACGGGCGATGCCGCCAGCCGCGCCGTGCGCGCGCAGGCCTGGTGGCGCGGGTGGCCCGCGAGACAGGCCTGAGGCCGGCCTACCGTCCTTCGGTGCCTATTCTAATTTCGGCGTCGGGCATATACTCCGGAGCCGGTGACGCGACCGCCATTGGGGGGAATCCTACAGGTCGCTACCAGGTCACCATCGTCCCGTCAGTGGAGCGTGAAGCCTCGAGTCCCGGTGTGCCCGGGATGCACGGGCCCTGTTAGCATCCACGCGGGAACGGTCGCGAGGAACGCTGCGTTCCTGGTGTTTTTTGTCGCAGAACTGCAGGAGATGAGTCTATGAGCTCGGTCGTGCCGCCACCGCCGCCACGCATCACACGTGGTCATGCAATCGCGAACTGGATGATGGACCGCAAGTGGTTCTCCTTCGCGATCATCATGATCCCCACCATCGTGCTGGCCATGTACATTCCCAAGATCGAGGTCTTCTCGCGGTTCGCCGACCTCCTGCCCGCCAAGCACGAATACATCGTCAATTACAACCGCATGAAGCAGACCTTCGGCGGCGCGAACGTGGTGACGATGGCGCTGGAGACCACCGATCCGGCGGCCGACGTGTTCACTTTTGACACACTCAAGAAGATCGTCCACATCACCGAGCAGGTCGACCTGATCGGCGGCGTGAACCACTACCAGGTGGCGTCCATCGCCCACCCCAAGATTCGCCGTATCCGCACCACCGCCGGCGGTCTCATCAAGTCCGAGCCGGTGCTGCCCAAGGACCTCCCGACCGAGGCCGAGGCCCTGAAACAGCTGCGTGAAGAATCGTTCAACAACGACATCGTGTACGGCACCTACCTGTCGACCGATGGCCGCGCCGCGCTGCTGGTGGCGGGTTTCGACGAAGAGCGTCTGAACTACGTCGACATCCACACCAAGCTGCAGGCTTTGAAAAAGGAAGTCGAAGCGGACGGCAAGACCCGGCTCTACATCGCCGGCGAGCCGATGCTGAAGGGCTGGATCTACTACTACTCCCACGAGCTGGTACGCATCTTCGCCGTCACCGGCATCGTCATGGTGTTGCTGCTGGCCTTCCACTTCGGTTCGGTGACGGGCGTGGTGGTGCCGACCCTGGGCACAGCGCTGTCGGCCATCTGGGGTCTGGGTTTCGTCGGCTTCATGCACTACAACCTCGACCCGCTGATCCTCGTCGTGCCGATCCTCATCTCGGCGCGAACCGCGTCGCACTGCGTGCAGATGATGGAGCGCTTCTACGATGAAATCCGCGTCGGCCGCGACAAGGAGAGCGCGGTGCGCATCGCCATGGGCGAGCTGATCCTGCCCGCCGGTCTCGGCATCCTGGCCGACGCCATGGCGCTGCTGGTGCTGGCCCTCTCGTCCATGCCGCTGATCGCCAAGCTCGGTTACTACTGCGCGTTCTGGGGTACCTCCAACCTCATCACGGTGGCGGTGCTGGTGCCGCTGATCATGTCGGTGCTGCCGACGCCCAAGGTCACGGTGCAGGAAGAGCACAAGCATCTGCCGTCGCGCATGATGCATGCCATGGGCGTGTTCCTGGTCGGTCCCAAGGCTTCGGCGGTGATCTTTGCCGGCGCCGTGGGCCTCACGGCGTGGTCGTTCTACTACGGCTGGCATGTCGACATCGGCGAAAAGCAGCCGGGCTCGCCGATCCTGTTCCCGGATCAGGAATACAACGTCGCGGCCAAGACCATTGCCGACCATTTCGCCGGCGCCAACCAGCTCAACATCTTCTTCGAGGGCGATGAGCCCCATAAGATGAAGGACCCGAAGGTGGTGGCGGTGATGGAGGAATTCGGCCGCTTCATGGCCAACACCTCCAACTTCGGCGGCACGCGCGACATCCCGCACCTGGTGCGCTCGATCAATCGCCTGTACCACTATGACGATCCGCGCTGGTCGCTGATCCCCGCCACCCAGAAGGACATCGGCAACACCTTGTTCATGTACGAGGCCGGTGCCGCGGTGCCGGGCGTGATTCTCGAGTACATGGACCTTGAAGGCCGCACCGCCAACTTCACGGTGTTCTACAAGGACGCGACCGGCAAGACCGTGTCGGAAGCCATCGCCAAGGCCAAGGAGTTCATCGCCGCCCATCCCATGGAAGGCGTGAAGCCGGCCTTTGCCGGCGGCATCATCGGCACCACGGCGGCGGCCAACGAAGAAACGGAGATCTCCGATCTGAAGATGACCATCACCATCATCACGCTGGTGACGGTCGCCATCATGATCGCCTACCAGTCGATCTTCGCTGGCGTGATGGTGTTCATCCTGTTGATCATCTGCGTGATGACCAACCGGGCGTTCATGACCATTCGCGACATCGGCCTCAACGTCAACACCTTGCCGGTGACCTCGGTGGGTATCGGCGTCGGTGTCGACTACGCGATTTACATGCTCGACCGCTTGAAGGAAGAAATGCGCCATCGCTCGTTGCTGGACGCCATCGTGACCTCGATGCGTACCACCGGCGCCGCGATCCTGTTCACCGCCATGACGGTGCTGGCCGGTATCATCTACTGGATTCCCGGCTCGTCCTTGCGTTTCAACAGCGAAATGGCCTTGCTCCTGTGCTTGCTGCTGACCAGCAACATGATCGGCGCCATCACGCTGATCCCGCTGTGGATCCGCGTGTTCAAGCCGAAGTTCGTGATGGACTCACACATCGACGAGGCCGACACCCTGCGCGACCGCGAACTGGGCGGCTGGCAGGCCGATGCGCTGGCCAAGACTTCGACGCACTGAGCGAAGTCTCAACGCCTGAAATGAAACGGCGCCCCGCGGGGCGCCGTTTTTTTTGCCTCGATTTTGACGAGGCGAAGGGCAGGGAGGCGCGAGCTCAGACCTCTGGCGGCCACGGCGCGTCGATGTCCGACGCCACCAGCAGGGCCGCGCGATCACCGGTAGGTGGATAAATCCACTGGGTGTTGACCATCTGCTTCAAGCCCTTCACCTCGGCCCCGACCTGCGCGACGCTGCGCTCCCAGCCGGTGGTGAACACCGCGCCGAAATCACCGAGGTCGAGGCAGGTGACGTAATCCGGTTGACGGTACTCGCGCACCGGCAGTCCCAGCAGTTCGCGGGCGGCGTTGTAGCCGGCGTGCTTGCCCATCGGCACCGCATGTTGGCAGGACATCAGCGCCACGTGGCTGTCATCGACCTGCGCACGCGCGATGTCGCCAGCCGCGAACACCTTG of Pseudomonadota bacterium contains these proteins:
- a CDS encoding MMPL family transporter codes for the protein MSSTLTSGPRAQRIAHWCLDHRALTLLFIIVPSLLLAAALPRIEVYSRFADLLPAEHPYIQTYNRMKQTFGGANVVAMSLKVQGDGDIFTKRTLEKIRHLTDQVDMIPGVNHYQVASIAHNKIRRVRTTAGGTIKSEPVLPLAIPDATDDLKRLREEAFNNDVVFGTYVATDGRAALVVAGFDEERLDYHTIFTRLQALKAEVEADGETRLYVAGEPMLKGWIYHYADELWVIFGVTLAVMVLLLFLHFRTLSGVLIPLLGTVMSCLWGLGFVGWLGYNLDPLILVVPMVISARTASHCVQMMERYHDEIRVGMTREMAVRTSMGELLVPASIGIFTDVAGLLVLTVSSIPLIAKLGYFAAFWSFSNLITVVLLVPLVLSFLPAPASHKLAAQKHVYAQAMATLALFLTSKRGALPIALATAVVLAVSLVWGRETIIGEEKPGSPILFQDAEYNVSARSIATDFAGASQLSIYFEGNERDRIKAPDAVHLMEDFARFMAATPGYGGTRDIPSLVRAVNRLYHYDDPRWGLLPLTQNDIGNTLFMYQAGASVPGVITEFMDLDGRVANFVVFFKDATGATIYAAMQAARDYLETHTVPGVKALFAGGIVGTTAAANEEVATSELRQTCLIIAMVMMAVLLTYRSFNAALLVFVVLALAVMVNRAYMGFRGIGLNVSTLPVTAVGVGLGVDYAIYMLDRIREEVRHRTLDDAIEVALATTGAAVLFTAIAVIAGIAYWVPGSSLRFESEMAMLLSLLTLSHMVGSVTVLPLLIRLTRPHFIMRCHLDDSATGDAASRAVRAQAWWRGWPARQA
- a CDS encoding MMPL family transporter; translated protein: MSSVVPPPPPRITRGHAIANWMMDRKWFSFAIIMIPTIVLAMYIPKIEVFSRFADLLPAKHEYIVNYNRMKQTFGGANVVTMALETTDPAADVFTFDTLKKIVHITEQVDLIGGVNHYQVASIAHPKIRRIRTTAGGLIKSEPVLPKDLPTEAEALKQLREESFNNDIVYGTYLSTDGRAALLVAGFDEERLNYVDIHTKLQALKKEVEADGKTRLYIAGEPMLKGWIYYYSHELVRIFAVTGIVMVLLLAFHFGSVTGVVVPTLGTALSAIWGLGFVGFMHYNLDPLILVVPILISARTASHCVQMMERFYDEIRVGRDKESAVRIAMGELILPAGLGILADAMALLVLALSSMPLIAKLGYYCAFWGTSNLITVAVLVPLIMSVLPTPKVTVQEEHKHLPSRMMHAMGVFLVGPKASAVIFAGAVGLTAWSFYYGWHVDIGEKQPGSPILFPDQEYNVAAKTIADHFAGANQLNIFFEGDEPHKMKDPKVVAVMEEFGRFMANTSNFGGTRDIPHLVRSINRLYHYDDPRWSLIPATQKDIGNTLFMYEAGAAVPGVILEYMDLEGRTANFTVFYKDATGKTVSEAIAKAKEFIAAHPMEGVKPAFAGGIIGTTAAANEETEISDLKMTITIITLVTVAIMIAYQSIFAGVMVFILLIICVMTNRAFMTIRDIGLNVNTLPVTSVGIGVGVDYAIYMLDRLKEEMRHRSLLDAIVTSMRTTGAAILFTAMTVLAGIIYWIPGSSLRFNSEMALLLCLLLTSNMIGAITLIPLWIRVFKPKFVMDSHIDEADTLRDRELGGWQADALAKTSTH